A genomic stretch from Arachis stenosperma cultivar V10309 chromosome 3, arast.V10309.gnm1.PFL2, whole genome shotgun sequence includes:
- the LOC130970236 gene encoding mitochondrial import inner membrane translocase subunit TIM8-like encodes MDFSKLDSSDMQQFYSQEQQLAMVNEMVSKLTDACWDKCITGTPGNKFSSSESTCLSNCAHRYIEMSLLIMKKFQSLQ; translated from the exons ATGGATTTTTCAAAGCTTGATTCATCTGACATGCAGCAATTCTACTCT CAAGAGCAGCAACTAGCGATGGTTAATGAAATGGTGTCAAAGCTGACAGATGCATGCTGGGACAAATGCATCACGGGTACACCTGGGAACAAGTTCAGTTCGAGTGAATCTACTTGTCTTTCTAACTGTGCACATCGCTATATTGAGATGAGCCTACTTATCATGAAAAAGTTTCAAAGCTTGCAGTGA